The DNA segment TAACAGGTATTGAATTTGCTTCAGAATGGAAAGAAAAATATCCAAACACAAATGTTACCATTGTGGATCAAAATCATTTTGCAAAATCCTTTTCCAAAATTGGAAAGGAATATATCAAAAATAAGTTTGAATCTTTAGGAATCAGAGTGATCGAAGCGAAGTTAATCAAAAAGATTGAGAAAAATAAAATTAGGTTCCAGGACCAAACAGAGTTACATTACGACACTTTTATGAACTGCACAGGCTTTCAGGTTAATGATTTACTCACAAAATCTGGATTTAACACAAATGAATCCAACCAAGTCTTTGTTGATCCTTTTTTACGATCCAAACAATACCAGAATGTATATGTTGCTGGAGATGCGGCCAAGTTAGAACCTTCTCATCTACGGATGGGATGTGTCACTGCCTTACCAATGGGAGCTTATGTTGCCGATACCATATCCGATGTATTCCGCAATCGAAACCTTTCTCCCTTTCGATTCCATTTTTTTGGACGTTGTGTTTCTCTGGGCAGAAACGATGGCCTCATCCAATGGACAAACTTTGATGATACTCCAAAAGAAAAAATAATCAAAGGAAAGTTAGGAGCATTGATCAAAGAATGTGTAAATCGTTTTACACTGATTGTTTTACGGATGGAAAAGTATCTACCATTTCGATTTTATTTCTGGCCGAAAGGGAATGGTATTAGATATACAATTGCATTTAAGAAAACAATGGTACAATAGGGAGAAACATAAATTGGAAAATTTACTATCCTTTTTAGAATGGAAACCATATTTGTTTTCCATTGCCTACAGAATTACAGGTAGTTATGCAGACGCAGAAGATATCCTACAAGAGAGTTACCTAAAGTGGCTCTCTGTGAATCACACGAAGGTAGAAAATCCTAAATCCTACTTAGGAAGTATCGTGGCAAGACTTGCCTTTGATTTATTGAAAAAAGCATCACGCAAAAGGGAAACCTATATTGGACCTTATTTGCCAGAACCAATTCCTGAATTCACTTCCAGTATCGATGATGAAAAAATAAATTTTGCATTTTTAGTATTACTGGAAACATTAAATCCATTTGAACGTGCAGTTTTTTTATTACGTGAATCGTTCGATTTTGATTTTGAATTAATCTCAAAAATTATTGGAAAAACCCCCGGATACACAAGGAAAATTCTAAGTAGAGCCAAACAGGCTTTAAAAGAACGAAGAAAAAAATTTGATCCAGATCCCAAACACCAAGAGAAACTACTAATGGAATTCAGTTTGGCTTGCATCAAACAAGATACAAACGCACTTTCTCAATTACTCAAAGAGGATGTGATTGCCTATTCTGATGGTGGTGGGAAAGTCCATGCAGCAAGGATTCCGATTCCTGGAATCATTCGAGTGATAACATTCTTAAAACAAACAACAAAAAAGGTGATCAATTCATCAACGGTTTACTTTGGTTATGCGAACGGGAGTCCCATCACCATTGGATATGGAAAGGATGGATTTCCCAATTTTGTACAGTTCATTATGATTGAGGGAAACAAAATCAGTGAAATTCTAACAATTGCAAACCCAGACAAATTGAAAGGGTTTCAAAACAAGGATCAGTTAAGAAAATTAGGATATATACGAAAACCAAACTATTTCCACTTGGTCTACTTATGGATTAAAAATAAAATCCTGAATTTTAGTAAATAGATTGTAGGATCGCCTTACATCATATCGTCATAATATTAGAGATGGTCCTTCGATTCATTCTGAAAGTAACGATTCCATTTTTAATCTTAACTTTAGCAGGATGTTTTTCTTCCGACAAACCAAACCCTCCCACAGCCGAAAAAGGAGTATTGGATCTAAGAAATTGGAATTTTGAACTCAATGGGAATGTCCCCTTAAATGGTGATTGGAAGATAGAGTGGAAACAATTGTTAACCAAACAAAATGATCATTCCGTTCTTACAAAAATTCCTGGCAATTGGACAAATCACATGGGTGTTCCCTACAAAGCGGGATATGCCACCCTACAGTTAAAAATCTTAGTGAATCCAAATGCAAAAACTTTTTACTTACAAAACGGTGTCACAAGAAATGCATTTAAAATCTTTGTTGGTGAAGAAAAAATTTATGAATCTGGAAAGGTAGGTCTCGATAGTGAGTCAGAGATTTCGAGTATCAACATACAAACCATAGCCCTTCCTTCACGAAATGATAGTGAAATCAATTTAAACATCCAAGTGTCTTGTTTTCATTATCATGTTTGCGGAATTGCGACACCATATCTGATTGGAACACACGAAGGTATCACTAAATCATTTTTTGAAGCCACCAGTCGTGATATTTTAGTTATGGCTTCTCTTGGCACACTTGCCTTTTTTCACTTTGTATTATTTTTATTTTGGAGAGATGAAAAAACTCACCTTTATTTTTCCTTTGTCTGTTTTCTTGCATCGGTTAGGTTACTTAGCATTGGAGAAACTCGACTTATTTACAATTATCTTCCTATGGGTGTTTATGAAATCATGGTTAGACTCAATGGATTTTCATTTACTTTATTATACCTTTCCTTTGTTAGATATGTAAAAGAAGTTTACCCTGATAAAAAATATTCATTCATCTATTTGTCGAATTATTTCTGTGCAATACTTTTGTTGTTTGGAATTCCTTTCCCAATTCCCATTTATTCACAAATACAATCATATCATTTAATCTTATCCTTACTTGGATTGTTTTCATTATTGTATCCAATTGTTCACGGTGTTTTGATCAAAAAACCTGGTGCAAAATTTTTTCTATTTTCCCTCGTTTCAACAATGTTACTTTTTTCATTAGATATCTTAACAGAATTTGCAAAAAAAGGAACTGCTTATCTCGCACAATATGGATTTTTAGTATTTGGGTTATCACAGGCTTTATTCATTGCAGATCGGATGATCCAAAATTTTAAAAATCGAGAGAAACTCAAACAAGAGAAAGAGTTAGCTCTTGCAGAAGTAAAATTTAAATCTGCTTTTTTATCCACAATGAGCCATGAAATCCGAACACCAATGAATGGGATTTTGGGTATGACTCAAATGTTTGGACAAACCAACTTAACAGAAGAACAAAAGGAATATCTAAGTTTAATTCAATTTAGCGGAGAAAACCTCTTATTATTAATAAACGATATATTAGATTTAACAAAATTAGAGTCAGGTAAATTTGAATTAAGATTAGAACCAATCGTTCTAAAAAAATTATTAAATGATATGGTTCAATTATTCAAATCGAAATTGAACACTGAATCAGTGAAAATAGAATTAGTCATTGATGGTGAAATTCCTGATACCATCATCACAGACCAAAGACGTTTCGCTCAAATCCTTTCTAATCTTTTGGGAAATGCAGTTAAGTTTACTGAGAGTGGATGGATCTCACTCATCGTATCATCTGCTACAATCAATGATAAAAAAAGTCAATTGGTCTTACAAGTGAAGGACACTGGAATTGGGATCCCAAATGAAAAAATAGGAGAACTTTTCCAACCGTTTATGCAAATCCATTCTCACTTGTCTGGAAAAACAAATGGAACTGGACTAGGACTTACGATCACTAAAAAAATCGTAGAAGAATTATCAGGAAATATCTCAGTGCAATCTGAATTAGGGAAAGGATCCATTTTTCAAGTTGAAATCCCAGTCGAACTCACTCATGATACAATCAAAACAATCAAGGATACAACAAACCAAAGTATCCTAAACGTCGTTGAGTGGGAAAAACATTTGGCAGAACAATACCCTGCAAAAATCTTGATTGCTGATGATGATTCCATCAATCTGAAAGTTTCAAAAATGTTTTTGAAAAAACTTGGTTATTCAGCCCTAGTTGCAGAAAATGGAAACGAAACACTAAAAGTAGTGGAAAATGAAAAACCAGATTTGATATTTTTAGATGTTCAAATGCCAGATCTGGACGGAATCCAAGTAACCAAACAAATTAGGCAAAATTCAATTTTAGCAAAACAACCTATTATCATTGCACTAACTGCTAATGTGATGGAAGAAGAAAAAGAAAAATGCCTTGCAGCCGGAATGAATGATTTCATGACAAAACCTCTGTTAATGCAAGAATTGGTTTTCATGATCAAAAAATGGTCAAAGGAATAATTAATGAGTATGATACATTCTTTAGTGGTTGGAGGTACTTCTGATATTGGAGTTTGGGTCGTTGAGTCTTTAGCTAAACGAAGACATTCCATTTCCATTACCGGCAGAGACAAACAAAAGTTATCTGATATACAAAAGGAAATCCTTTCAAAATACAATACTTTAATTCAAATCTATGAATTAGACATCACAAACATGGAATCTTTTGATTCCTTCTATTCTGGACTAAGTGTAGAGCCAAATCATGTTTATATCCTCGTAGGTTATTATGAGGACCAAATATTCGCCAGAGAAAATTGGAGAGAATTAGAAAAAACCATTCAAATCAATTTCACTGGAGTTGTTGCACTTGTGAATACCATTTCGATAAACATGGAAAAAAGGAAATCTGGAAACATTACAGTTGTTAGCTCTGTTGCTGGGATCAGAGGAAGAAAATTAAATTACATATACGGTAGTGCAAAAGCAGGTTTAACTACTTACGTTTCTGGATTGCGAGCACTCGTTTTCCCAAATGGTGTACACATTGGTACAATTTTACTAGGGCCAGTCTACACGAAGATGTCAATGGGACACAATTTAATTCCCTGGTTAACATTAACACCAGAAAAAGCGGGTGAAAAAATTGTCTCCGCTGGATTAAATAAAAGCAATGAAGTTTATATTCGTTGGCCTTGGCGTTTCATCATGTTTATCATCCAGATCATTCCAGAATGGATTTTTAAACGTCTTCCACCATTTTAGAAACAAAGATTCCCTTTTTTCTAAAAGATCAAGGATAACTTACATAATTCCAAACATTTTGGAATCCATTGAACATGGGACAAGAATGCATAGCCAAAGTTCCCATTCCATTACAAGACGTTGTCACCAAACGTTTGCTATTACCATAGGGACTCCCAACATTCACATTTGTCAATGCACCGACCATTCCCAATGGACTTAACCAAACATCGGTTACTTGACTCATATTTCCGCTGAGATTGGCGATAGAGTCGTTTTCATGGATCAATCCATAATAAGAACCCGCAGGTGCTTGTTGCGAAAGTCCAAACCAAGAAGGGTTGGAAGCTGTTTGCAAACTATAATCGGAAACTCCACTATAGATGGAAACTCTACCAACAGTACGAATTTTTCCTTGGTAGGCAGCATGTCCACTGCCTTGAGAATGCCCTCCGACATAAACATTCGACCATAGAATGGAACCACCAGATACAAATTGGTCCCAACCTTGCCCTGGATAGTTTTGATTTAAGTAAAGTAATAAGGATAACAGTCTGCCTTCGATTGCATTGTTAGAGTCCACCGCAACATAAGGAGAGACAGATTCACCTGTTACGATTTCACGCCGAACCAATTCAAAACAACTGGCATCATTTCGAGCAGATCCTTGGTTACAAATCGTATTGACTGCCTCACCATTTGGATAACTAAGTCCAATGACATGGTATCCTCTTGTAGCACCTTGTTGTAAAATTGCATTGATTTCACAAGGAGTCGAATCAGTACCAGGATAAAAAACTGATAATCTATTTTTTTGCGTAACACCTGTTTGAGGAGGAAACACTTGGTGAGGAGCATTATAGGTTGTGATTTGAGAATTGGTTAGGGATGGGGCAATTTGATAACGAACAAGAGAACCAACGGCTCCATTGGAAGGAAAAGCGTTTTGACCTGCACAAGAACGCGCATATAAGTTTAAGGAAAGAATTTTTAACAAATTTTCATTGGGATCCGACTCTTTTTTACAAAAAAGAAACAACTGAGAAAAAGAGAATATGGTAATGAAATAAAGTAACTCACGTAAGGTTTTTTGGACTGATAGAATTTTCATATTGGTATTTCTTTTACCGATACGGATCAAATTAAAAACGATTGTTAGATTGGCAATTCAATTCTCAATCACGCAACCCAATTGAAAATTAAGATTGATGAAACCGAAATCCTCACTTCAGTTCTTTAAAGTCAAGAATCATCGTGTCGACATTGGATCCAATTCCTTCGATTCTTATTACATTCAAACCTACCCTGTCAAATAAACTGATCACTGCGGAATGATTGAATCAATTTCATATGATCTATGATTTCCTATGTTTCCAAGTGTAAGCAGTTTTTTTGGATTCTAACATTGATGTAAGCCAAGAAGATTGATTCGATGAAACCAAAAAACACAAAGAAGGTGATTTTTGAGAAGTTTCCCTTTTCCCTCATGCAAAAAGAAAACGCATAAAATTCTAAATCGACGGATCGGAATCGATTAGAAAAATTGGTATGTTGCCTCTATGACAGACCCACAAACTAGCCTGAGCAAATTCAGAAGTCTTCTTCATATTTCTTCCATTCTCAATGCAAACCTGGATTTGCACCAATTACTTCCTCTCATCATGTTATACTCCAAGGATTTATTGGAAGCAGAAGCAAGTTCCCTTTTCCTCTTGGAAAACGATGAATTTTTATACTGTGAGGTTGCACTGGGTGAAAAAGGAGAGATCATCCAAGAATATGCGCGTTTGGAACTCGGAGAAGGCATTGTGGGGATGGTGGCAAAAGAAAAAAAACCCATCGCACTGGTAGATGCCTACAAAGATCCAAGATTCAATCCTAGTATGGACAAACGTACTGGTTTTAAAACAAAATCCCTTATTTGTGTCCCACTCTTTGTGGAAGAAAGGTTGATTGGAACTCTGGAAGTGATCAATAAAACAAATGATCGTATTTTTAATGATTCTGATTTAGAATATTTAATTTCGCTATCAGAAGTTGCTGCCACTGCCATTCAAAATGCCAATGTCAAAGATAGTTTAGACAAACGTATCTTAGAACTTTCTCTTTTGTATGAATTTGAAAAACTTTCTGTTTCGGAAAAAAGCTTAAACGAACTTGGGAAATGGATGTTAAACCGAGTTTTAGAATACTTAGGTGCAAGTTCTGGAACCATTTACATAGCAAATAACACCAAACAAGAATTAGGAGTCCTAGCTGCCAAAGGAATTCCTGAAGACGCTTATGACCAAATCAAAGTTCCGTATGGGAAAGGTGTTTCAGGTTGGGTCGCAGAAAAAAAAGAAAGCTTACTCATTCATAATTTGGACATGGATCCTCGTTATAATAAACTTTCACCTTACAGGTTTGAATCCAAATCTTTGATTTCGGCACCACTCATTTACCAAAACGAACTATTGGGTGTAATTAGCATCAATAACAAACTTTCGGGTTATGCTTTTCAACATTCCGATTTAGACCTACTTACAAACATTGCGGCAAGACTCAGTAATACGATTAAAAATGCGCAACTCTTCCACCAAATCGTAGATACAGGAAAAGAACTCAGTCGTGCGAAAAACATCATGCAAAAAATCATGCCATCTGTTTTACCAGAGACAAAAGAATTGAGCTATGGTGTTTCGCACATCCCACTCGAACAAGTTGGTGGTGATTTTTATGATGTAACACAAATTGATGAGAACCATTATTCCATTTTGATTGCTGATATTTCTGGGCATGGACTTTCCGCAGCAGTTTTAGCGGCCATGTCCCATATGGTTTTAAAAAACTTTGAACCAGAAATCAAACAAAGCCCCTCTCTATTTTTAACAACACTCAACCATATGTTGTTTGGCAAATTGGCTGGAAATTTTCTCACAGCATTTTATGGAATCATCAACATCAAAGAAAATTCCATTCTCTGCGCTAATGCAGGCCATCATGCACCTTTCCTTCTCAAAACGGGAGAATCAAAAGCAAAACCATTGGATGTAAAAGGAAAAATCCTTGGGCTCATTCCCGATCTATATTATGAAGAAAAAACATTTTCTTTTGGTAAAGGGGATAGGCTTGTACTCTATACAGATGGAATTACGGAACATATGTCAAAAGACCATAACAAACGTTATGATGACGAATTATTCCAAATGGCTATCACAAAATGGAATTCAATCGTCGCTCAAGAATGTGCGAACCTACTCATCCAAGAAGCAAAGGATTATGTAGGTTCGGTTGAATTTGCAGATGACGTGACAATTCTCATTGTCGATCGAAAGTAAATCTTAAACGATCAAAATCTACAGTGATGTTAGTCTTATTGGTTGTAGACACATTCAGTTAAACTACTACATTCAGAATTTGACGTACAAGAAGCAGATGCATCACAAGTATAAGGGAATAAAGAGGTGCAACCTGCACCTATAGCTGATTTACACTTCAATCGCGCAAGGTTTCCATCCGTATCATATTTGATCACAAGCGGATAAAAAACTTGAGGATTACTTACGATCCCTCCACTTAAGGAAGTAGTATAGATCACTCTACTATTTACGGTAGATGCACCCGCAGGCGCAGTCCCAGAGATCGTTCCTTTTTCGAAATCTTTAGCATAGGATACACCCGTTAAGGAAAGAGGGGAAATACTCGATTCGACAGACATTCTTCCTGTTCCTACAAAATTGTGAGTGAATCCAGTGGGAGTGATCGTAATGTTTGCTGCAGAACTATTTGGCACTCCTAAATAAATTGTAGCACCTTTGAATCCAAGATATGCTGTGTTTCCAAAATTCTTCGTAAATTGTATAGAAGTTGGACCAGAAGTTCTTGGAGTCGCAAGTGCTGTTAACAAAACTAAAGATTCAGTGTCGATTTCTTCTTTTTCTTTTGTTTCAAAACACGAAGTCAAAAAGGAAGATAACAAAATGCAAAAAAATACCCATTGAAAAGATTTCAATTGTTCAATACCTCAAATATGAATTTGAAAACCCAATCGCCTCTCTCAAAACAAAACCATCTAATGAAAGCGTTTGAAATAGATTAGATCTCTAAATATCAATTGGTTGGTATTTCATATATATTG comes from the Leptospira ellinghausenii genome and includes:
- a CDS encoding NAD(P)/FAD-dependent oxidoreductase; amino-acid sequence: MSKKQVFVSISAWVILFQYRLLMQVHFLSKIVTNRPPSIVMLGRFPMKKKVLILGAGYAGILCANRLQKQNKDIEVILISNSEFFQERIRFHELASRRKEKKVKVQDLIRNKIQFTIGKVTKISPNSNEVEVKTNQGPIVYNYDYLVVSIGSQNTKTKMEDENSIQSKESLDVFLKSKCPEDIGHLCILGGGLTGIEFASEWKEKYPNTNVTIVDQNHFAKSFSKIGKEYIKNKFESLGIRVIEAKLIKKIEKNKIRFQDQTELHYDTFMNCTGFQVNDLLTKSGFNTNESNQVFVDPFLRSKQYQNVYVAGDAAKLEPSHLRMGCVTALPMGAYVADTISDVFRNRNLSPFRFHFFGRCVSLGRNDGLIQWTNFDDTPKEKIIKGKLGALIKECVNRFTLIVLRMEKYLPFRFYFWPKGNGIRYTIAFKKTMVQ
- a CDS encoding sigma-70 family RNA polymerase sigma factor; its protein translation is MENLLSFLEWKPYLFSIAYRITGSYADAEDILQESYLKWLSVNHTKVENPKSYLGSIVARLAFDLLKKASRKRETYIGPYLPEPIPEFTSSIDDEKINFAFLVLLETLNPFERAVFLLRESFDFDFELISKIIGKTPGYTRKILSRAKQALKERRKKFDPDPKHQEKLLMEFSLACIKQDTNALSQLLKEDVIAYSDGGGKVHAARIPIPGIIRVITFLKQTTKKVINSSTVYFGYANGSPITIGYGKDGFPNFVQFIMIEGNKISEILTIANPDKLKGFQNKDQLRKLGYIRKPNYFHLVYLWIKNKILNFSK
- a CDS encoding response regulator, with the translated sequence MVLRFILKVTIPFLILTLAGCFSSDKPNPPTAEKGVLDLRNWNFELNGNVPLNGDWKIEWKQLLTKQNDHSVLTKIPGNWTNHMGVPYKAGYATLQLKILVNPNAKTFYLQNGVTRNAFKIFVGEEKIYESGKVGLDSESEISSINIQTIALPSRNDSEINLNIQVSCFHYHVCGIATPYLIGTHEGITKSFFEATSRDILVMASLGTLAFFHFVLFLFWRDEKTHLYFSFVCFLASVRLLSIGETRLIYNYLPMGVYEIMVRLNGFSFTLLYLSFVRYVKEVYPDKKYSFIYLSNYFCAILLLFGIPFPIPIYSQIQSYHLILSLLGLFSLLYPIVHGVLIKKPGAKFFLFSLVSTMLLFSLDILTEFAKKGTAYLAQYGFLVFGLSQALFIADRMIQNFKNREKLKQEKELALAEVKFKSAFLSTMSHEIRTPMNGILGMTQMFGQTNLTEEQKEYLSLIQFSGENLLLLINDILDLTKLESGKFELRLEPIVLKKLLNDMVQLFKSKLNTESVKIELVIDGEIPDTIITDQRRFAQILSNLLGNAVKFTESGWISLIVSSATINDKKSQLVLQVKDTGIGIPNEKIGELFQPFMQIHSHLSGKTNGTGLGLTITKKIVEELSGNISVQSELGKGSIFQVEIPVELTHDTIKTIKDTTNQSILNVVEWEKHLAEQYPAKILIADDDSINLKVSKMFLKKLGYSALVAENGNETLKVVENEKPDLIFLDVQMPDLDGIQVTKQIRQNSILAKQPIIIALTANVMEEEKEKCLAAGMNDFMTKPLLMQELVFMIKKWSKE
- a CDS encoding SDR family NAD(P)-dependent oxidoreductase; the encoded protein is MIHSLVVGGTSDIGVWVVESLAKRRHSISITGRDKQKLSDIQKEILSKYNTLIQIYELDITNMESFDSFYSGLSVEPNHVYILVGYYEDQIFARENWRELEKTIQINFTGVVALVNTISINMEKRKSGNITVVSSVAGIRGRKLNYIYGSAKAGLTTYVSGLRALVFPNGVHIGTILLGPVYTKMSMGHNLIPWLTLTPEKAGEKIVSAGLNKSNEVYIRWPWRFIMFIIQIIPEWIFKRLPPF
- a CDS encoding BPSS1187 family protein, encoding MKILSVQKTLRELLYFITIFSFSQLFLFCKKESDPNENLLKILSLNLYARSCAGQNAFPSNGAVGSLVRYQIAPSLTNSQITTYNAPHQVFPPQTGVTQKNRLSVFYPGTDSTPCEINAILQQGATRGYHVIGLSYPNGEAVNTICNQGSARNDASCFELVRREIVTGESVSPYVAVDSNNAIEGRLLSLLLYLNQNYPGQGWDQFVSGGSILWSNVYVGGHSQGSGHAAYQGKIRTVGRVSIYSGVSDYSLQTASNPSWFGLSQQAPAGSYYGLIHENDSIANLSGNMSQVTDVWLSPLGMVGALTNVNVGSPYGNSKRLVTTSCNGMGTLAMHSCPMFNGFQNVWNYVSYP
- a CDS encoding GAF domain-containing SpoIIE family protein phosphatase, whose product is MTDPQTSLSKFRSLLHISSILNANLDLHQLLPLIMLYSKDLLEAEASSLFLLENDEFLYCEVALGEKGEIIQEYARLELGEGIVGMVAKEKKPIALVDAYKDPRFNPSMDKRTGFKTKSLICVPLFVEERLIGTLEVINKTNDRIFNDSDLEYLISLSEVAATAIQNANVKDSLDKRILELSLLYEFEKLSVSEKSLNELGKWMLNRVLEYLGASSGTIYIANNTKQELGVLAAKGIPEDAYDQIKVPYGKGVSGWVAEKKESLLIHNLDMDPRYNKLSPYRFESKSLISAPLIYQNELLGVISINNKLSGYAFQHSDLDLLTNIAARLSNTIKNAQLFHQIVDTGKELSRAKNIMQKIMPSVLPETKELSYGVSHIPLEQVGGDFYDVTQIDENHYSILIADISGHGLSAAVLAAMSHMVLKNFEPEIKQSPSLFLTTLNHMLFGKLAGNFLTAFYGIINIKENSILCANAGHHAPFLLKTGESKAKPLDVKGKILGLIPDLYYEEKTFSFGKGDRLVLYTDGITEHMSKDHNKRYDDELFQMAITKWNSIVAQECANLLIQEAKDYVGSVEFADDVTILIVDRK